The genomic segment CGCAATCGCCCGAAGGCTCTACTTAGAATTTCAACCGTTGTTGCATCCCCGTTTTGAGGAGTTGTGCAAGTACGCAGTCGCAATCGCCCGAAGGCTCTACTTAGAATTTCAACTATAACCTGTGAGGAGCATGTGCAAGCTGCAGCACGGGTCGCAATCGCCCGAAGGCTCTACTTAGAATTTCAACGCTCCCATTTTGTTAGAGGGGTTTTGCACGGTTGAATCTCCTATAATCTATGTCGCAATCGCCCGAAGGCTCTACTTAGAATTTCAACAACGACAGATTTTCTTGCTTCCATGCTTGTTGTGCCTTCGTAGTCGCAATCGCCCGAAGGCTCTACTTAGAATTTCAACCCTGGGCTCTGGGACCCAGAACCGGCCCGGCTCTCTGGACCGGAAAGTGGTAACCTCCGTGGGAATCGGCCTAAGTGACAACATAAGCTCCCTAAATTACGGGTTATCTTTCCGGAAAAAGACAGAAAATCAACCAGTTAACCGAAAACGGTAACCTCCCTCATTTTTGCTCCTCCAGCCCCGGTTCGCTAGACCCTAAAGGATAATAACTTCAGGATCTTGCGTGACCATCCCCTGACCCAGGATTTCGATCCGGGGCACGCAGGCGGCGCACAGGGGATAGAGCCGCAGACTATCCTCCTCCAGATTGAGGTGCCGGGCTACCCGCCGTTTGAGGCGGGCCAGCTCCTCCGGGTCAAGATCAGCCTCAAAGACCGAGAGCTGCACCCGCTCGCCAAAGTCCTGCAGCACCTTGGCCACCTGCAGGCGGCGGCGATCATCTCGGATATCATAGCTTATAGCATAAAACATTTTCTTTTACCAGAAAAAAATATGGCGTTCCCAGGTACAACTTGGGAACGAGTTGTATAATGGGGTTGGGAAAAATCAATTTTCTCCCACCCCTCTCCCCTTTTAGGGGAGAGGGGATTGGGGACTGCCCAGAACTGCTCCCCACATAGAGCGAGGGGATTTGGCCGCGGCCAGTAAGTCGGCATATCCGTCGCTCGGCTCTCAAACCTTCTCTCCGGCCAGGGGCGAGGGGATCCTGGACTTTTTACCGGGTCAGCATTGATAGGGCCGGTAATGTTCTCCGGTCAGAATGGTCAGCCGCAATCTTTCCGCTTGCCGCCGGAAGAGGCGGCGAAAATCGGTCTCGACCCCTGCTGCGGGGCAGCTTAGCGGCCGCGTGACAAATTGCTCATATTCCCGGAAGTAGCGCTTGCGGGGTTCGTCCTGGAGATAAACCCCACCCCCGGTGTGGCGATAAAAATCGGGTTCCTGAAAGACGCGGTTGTTAACGAGATATAAGGTCAGGCGGTCCACCAGAGGAGCGCGGAACTCCTCCAGCAGGTCCGAGGCCAGGGTGGCGTGGCCGAACCGGGGCTGGTGATAGTAGCCCAGATACGGGTCAAAGCCCAGGCCGTCCAGCAGGGAGGCGATCTCATTATAGACCAGGGTATAACCCAGGGAGAGCAGGGCATTCACCGGGTCCGGGGCCGGGTGGCGCCGGCGGCCGGTAAAGGTAAAGGTCTGCCGCACCATCTGGCCCAGGGCTTGATAGTAGAGGCGCGCCGCGGCCCCTTCCAGACCCAGGAGACTTTGCAAGTCGGGCTGCTGGCGGATGCGGTCTCGCAGCGCCGCCAGCTGGGAACTTTCTTTGCTAAAATCGGTCTCCGGATGGTTATGGGCAAACTCCCGCACCAAATCCAGGCTATTGGCCACCTTGGCGGCAACGAGGCTCTGGGCCAGGGAGAGTCCGAAGGCCGGGTCGCTGGCCCGGTCATACTGAGCTTTTCTCAGTTCGATATTCCGGGGGAAGGGCGAGGTGAGCTGGCCCAGCAGCCGCCCGCGGCGGGTAAACAGTGCCAACTCGATGCCGTGCCGCAGGAGCAGCTGCAGGGCCTGCGTGGTGAACTGGACATTGCCGAAGATCAGCACCCCCTCGATTTTGGCGGCGGGAATATCCAGGAGGGTCTGTTCCTCTTCGGTCAGGTAAAGGAAGGCCATGGCGGTACCTTACGGTCGGGCCCGTTTGCCGGCCAGGTAACTCTGGAGGTCAAAGGGCGGCGGCATATAAAGCACCCGTTTCTCTTTTCGGGGGCGGTCAAACGGGGCGAGAATGGAGTCGCCGAGAAAAATGAGGCCCAGATACTTAAAACCCTGCTCGAAGTCGGTGATCTGGGTATCCTTCAGGTCCAGGGCCAGATGCAGGCGGGCCAGAATTTCCTCGGTCAGTTCCAGGGCGTTCTCGGCTTCCGGACAGGAGCGGGTGAGGATGATAAAGTCATCGGCGTACCGCACCAGCTTGTAACCCTGGGCCAGCAGTGACTCATCCAGTTCGTCCAGGAAGAGATTGGCAAGCAAGGGGGAGATGACTGCGCCCTGGGGGATGCCCTTGGCCATCACATAGACTTTTTCGCCATCATAGACCTCGGCCTTGACCCACAGGCGGATCAATTTAAGGATAGCGGGATCAGAGATCAACCGGGCTACTTTGGTAAAGAGCAGGTCGTGGTCAATATTATCAAAGAAGGCGTCGAGGTCGGCGTCCACGACGTAGCGATAGCCTTGCTCCCGGAGTCCCTTGATGCGACAGGCGGCCTGCTTCACCGAACGGCCCTTACGATAGGCAAAGCTGACTTCTTCAAACTGGGCTTCAAAAAGCGGCTCAATGACGTTTAACACCGCGGCCTGGGCCACGCGATCTCGGACCGTAGGCACCGCCAAAGCCCGCGGCGATCCGTCCGGTTTGGCGACCAGGAGGCGGAGCAGGGGGAGGGGAGTATAGCGGTCAGCAGCCAAGTCGTTGGCCAAGGAATTCAGGTTAAAATGCAGTTTCCGCTTGAAGGCGGCGATACTTACCCCGTCCACCCCGGCCATGCCCCGGGAGGCTTCCACCCGGGTGAAGGCGGCATAGAGGTTGGCCAGGTTCGTCAGCTTAGACATCCTGGGGTTGGCCTCCCCGGCCTCTCAGGTACAGGCCCCAAT from the Deltaproteobacteria bacterium genome contains:
- the cas2 gene encoding CRISPR-associated endonuclease Cas2; amino-acid sequence: MFYAISYDIRDDRRRLQVAKVLQDFGERVQLSVFEADLDPEELARLKRRVARHLNLEEDSLRLYPLCAACVPRIEILGQGMVTQDPEVIIL
- the cas1 gene encoding CRISPR-associated endonuclease Cas1, with product MAFLYLTEEEQTLLDIPAAKIEGVLIFGNVQFTTQALQLLLRHGIELALFTRRGRLLGQLTSPFPRNIELRKAQYDRASDPAFGLSLAQSLVAAKVANSLDLVREFAHNHPETDFSKESSQLAALRDRIRQQPDLQSLLGLEGAAARLYYQALGQMVRQTFTFTGRRRHPAPDPVNALLSLGYTLVYNEIASLLDGLGFDPYLGYYHQPRFGHATLASDLLEEFRAPLVDRLTLYLVNNRVFQEPDFYRHTGGGVYLQDEPRKRYFREYEQFVTRPLSCPAAGVETDFRRLFRRQAERLRLTILTGEHYRPYQC
- a CDS encoding RNA-directed DNA polymerase; amino-acid sequence: MSKLTNLANLYAAFTRVEASRGMAGVDGVSIAAFKRKLHFNLNSLANDLAADRYTPLPLLRLLVAKPDGSPRALAVPTVRDRVAQAAVLNVIEPLFEAQFEEVSFAYRKGRSVKQAACRIKGLREQGYRYVVDADLDAFFDNIDHDLLFTKVARLISDPAILKLIRLWVKAEVYDGEKVYVMAKGIPQGAVISPLLANLFLDELDESLLAQGYKLVRYADDFIILTRSCPEAENALELTEEILARLHLALDLKDTQITDFEQGFKYLGLIFLGDSILAPFDRPRKEKRVLYMPPPFDLQSYLAGKRARP